A region of the Anomalospiza imberbis isolate Cuckoo-Finch-1a 21T00152 chromosome 11, ASM3175350v1, whole genome shotgun sequence genome:
AGTTTTTGCTTCATGAAGCTTTCTCTTCATGAACTTTTCCACCCAAATCAGCAGGGTCCCATTCCTAAACTTTTCTATCCAATGCTTAGGGATGGAAATGAGTTTTGCTTTGGTTTATTCCTGCATTTCAAACCAGACAAAATTCTTGTGTAACTATTTGAGCACAGGACTGCAGCTTTCTGGAGTTCACACCCCTGGAGAAAGGGCAGTTTCTAATACAGGGTTCAGAACAGAATTAAATTTATGTCATATTTTGGGTACTATTTGTGTAACTCCGGGTCTAAGGTTTTCTCATGAAGGGCAGAACTGGTGGAAGAGTTAACAAAAAGTAGTGTAAGAGGCACATATTTTCATGGAAGACTTGCCCTTGCTCTACCTAGCTGGCCAGATCTTTACAGGTACCTCAGCTCCTTGCTGCTGTACAGAACAGTTGAGCCAGTTGTTACCCTTTGGGGACCGTAATCTTCACTCTGAAttagaagggaagaaaaatctctttatCTATAGCTTCTCAGATTAATaagcaaaacagcagcagcaaaagtgaaaataaaaatgatgcATGCACTTGTCTGTGTTATGtaagaaaatgtatttgaatGTTTCCTCTGTCTTCCTCTAGATTTGAGTCTTATCACATCCTTTTGCAGTTACTGAGAAATTGAAAGTTTATTTCAGCTGAGGATGGTAACTGCATAGCCAAGGGTTGAGCAATTTATGAAAAAGACTGTATTTGATGTTACCTGGATTTAAGACAAATAGCAAAGTAAACTTGAGCATCCTTTGTGAAactgctgctggcagcctcgTTGCTTTCCTGCTTCATCATTAGAGTATCTCTGCCAGTTAGTTAAATAACTAGGTCAGCATGGGAGAGAAAAACATGTTCCTTGATCTTTGTGCTGTCCCTCCTGTTTTCCCATGTGTTTCTCTTTATAGCCCATTTCTCAGCTACCCAAGTTAGGAGCATGTTTGCATTTTCAAGTGTGAAGCTATGGGTGAGAGGCAGGTACATCTGGTGAGTGTGGTGGGGATGGGGGAGCACAGGGCTTTCTCTCCAGGTGCCTCAGAGACCAAAGGAGGGTCATGTTCACCTGCTGGTGTGGGGTTTCCCCCATTGCTCTTGGCTGGGGAGGGGATGCgctttgcagagctggagcatcAATGCCCTCCATGGGAAGGTGctggagagggcagggagggtAATTCTGGGTACCACTGGCTCTGCAGCCTGCTTCACTTCCTACCCAGCACATCAAGGAGACAAGGATGAGTTCAGATGCAAATACAGCCCACGGGGCTCTGCCATGCCTGggtggggttggggtttttgtgtgtgATATTTTTCCTGATGACCAAATCTCCTTCAGTGTGGCCATTGAGCTGCACATAACAGAGCCTTAGTGATGGCTAAGACTTGGAGAAAGTTTGTGCTCTTGTTGCATGAATTCATGCTACAATGGCCTGACCCAATTAGGTTAATTATTTGCAATCTTTATATGCTCTCAAATTGGAAGAGCAATCCAGGCTGTAGCCCTGAATCAATCTTGGCTGAAACTGTGCAGATATAAGAGGCAGTGGCATCAACACGCATTGCACCTCCCTGTAGTCTGGTCCTGACAATATCTCCAGAGTTTCACAGTTAATATTAACAGACAGATTAAGAACTACTGATTAAAAATTGCCACGTATTATTTAATTGTTTTCTGAAAAAGTTCTTCTCCTTATGCCATATCATGTCATAAGCATTTAGTCCTTTGTCCACTAGTTTTAAGATTGATTTGAGTCAAAATTCCTTATGTATGTGAGTGGATGGTCTACTTAGCTCGTGCTCTCCCTTACTTCAATATTCTTTTTTAggatttctttttattccctATTTCTGCTAAACCCAGGagcttttccttttggaattCTCTAACATCAtcaataatttgtatttttctattAATATATCTGGTGCCAATTATCCCATCATTTGTCAATGACATCTATCCTTATTATGAAGACCTTAGCATTTCAGTATGAAATTTTAATAGTTCAGTGGGGAGGCATCCTGTCTGTTGCATTTAGTTtcttttcttacatttttattGTTGCGTCCCCCATTAATGAGATTccatttttttaagaatataGCTGCCTTTCTGAAGTCTAAATGTccaataataaaatatttctcagaGGGAAAATTACTTGGCAATAGTATTTTCAGGAATAAAGTTGATCTGGTTGCATCCTCCCTACCAcgggcaaggacaccttccactagaccaggttgttccaagccctgtccaacctggcttcaacacttccagggatgggacagccacagcttctctgggtgaAGAGTTCAAGCTATTACCTGCCTGGGTGCAAGTTAGCAGCtcttctccttcagctgctggaGGCTTTGCTGCTGAAATGCAGCCTGAGCGGCCGGGAGGTGTGAGTGTCTCTCCCGTTTCAGGTCTTCCCTTGTGCCAATGTCCCTTGGATCCTGCCCGCTGTGGTCcagccctcccctgccctgcccagggtcATCCCTAAGGGAGTCAGGGctctgtcacacacacacacgtttCACAACATCAGCCTTCTGAGATGCAAAAGGCATTTCCttgaaaaaggagaggaaaactCGGGGGAAATACCAAAAGTGAAGCAGAGGCTGTGGCTTTTTGCAGTGACAATTATTTAAAGCGAACTGCCTGTAAAGATTTTGCAGTTTGAAGTGGCAGGTTGCGTATTTTGCACAGACAGGATCGTTAACGTGTGAAACATGCTAAAAATTGACCAATAAAGGCACCTGgatatttcaaacaaaaatagTGTGTTCCAAAATAGCTACAGAGCAGATGGCCTGGCTCCACACACACCTTGCTGACCAGAATACTCGAGCAACACGCACAGCCAAAATCTCAGTCTTCAAAGCTGATCATCTGCAAAGGCAAGGGTTATCCTCATGCTACCCTTTATCTGTCAGGCACAAACGCTCCTGCACACATTAATTAGTGTATCCTAGAGGGATAATGAACCCCAGGTTTGTCTGAACTTGCTACTACCCCAGCAAAGCAAATCACCTGTTCTAGAGCTCAGGCTCTCAAAAGTCGGTGAGATTAAAACAACTGTGAGCTGAAATCTGATCTACAGTGGAAAGATCCCAAAGCACAGAGGGCTGGGTTTGCCAGCCCGCTCGCAGTACTGCCTGCCACTGATAAACAGGCAACTGAGTCTGTTTCTCACTCTCATTTTTTACCTTGGACGCTAAGACCAAACATCCCTATTCCACATATTAACCGGGATGTAATGCTTTTCGTGCCTCTTTGTATAGTTCAACAGATGTGAAAGAGAATTATCACTTCAACATGATATCAagactctctttttttttttttttagctgatgGCAGATTACTAAGCCTGAATTCTTGTTTAATTTTAGTGTGTTAATTGATGGAATAATGAGCATTGATTATATGTGTTTTGGCTTCGTCATTGCAATTACAGGCTCTGTTTTATTCATGAGCCAGTCCTAAAGAATGCACTAGAGATCTAAGACAGCTTAAACCTCTCAGAAAAAGCCTCTGAATTGTTTGAGTAATGACACTCTTAGATGGAAAATTAAAGGTTCTCTTTTCCCATGCTTTTTAAGATAATTAAAATCCAGGAACGGTAAGGTGGTGAACATCCTTATTCATTAGCCTTCAGTAATTTAGCTTCTACTAAAtgaggaaaacattttaattctcTAGGCCATCTGTTGCAGTCTCCTTTGTGTGTCCCGTTACATAAAGTCTCATCATGGACAGTTTTAACATCAGTATTTTATCCTTTCACCAGGAATGATGAGCTGGATGAGGTAGCTGAAGTCACCACCTATTAACGGACCACCCTGGAATTAAAGTGGCTGCTTTGTCTTTTAAGTTGAAGTTGCCCTGTCTAGACACCTCTAGGCAAAGGATCCGCAGAGAGGAGCCCGTGCATGGAGATAGGCAGTGTGACAAGCTGTGTTTTCTAATAGCAACATCCATGCCAATAAATAACAAAGTTCATTGGAGCCCTTCCAGTTCCGCTAATGTGCGACTGCTCTGCCATATGGCTCCGTGCTGCTTTTGGAAGCAGCGCTCTCTGTTCGGGTGGGAACCACAGCCCAGGCTCCCTGCTGGGTGCTGCTTTGGAAGTGGTTTGGAGGCAGAGCAGGTCTCTTTGCACTGTGCCGTGGAAATAGAATAAATATTGGAGTAGGAGTGTGCTCACCTAGGATAAATGCTGGATCAGGAACTAGGAAACGCTTGGATCCCGACTCTGGCTGCAGGAAAAGCTCACTTTATAGCTTTAGGCAAGTTACATTATCCCACACTGGGAAAGCTTCtcattaaaattataatttgtaTAGATGAATGGATGCAGTGTCAAAGTTATTCCTGATGCAAAGTTACATCCCCACAGATCTAAGAGGATCCATGTTCCATTATGAGTTGGGTTTGCTTCTGTCAAATTCCCCTGTAAAGTACAACCCCCACTGCttgccagcccagcagtgccttCCAGAGGCTGCTGTAGACTGGTGTGTTTAACTGGCTCCAGGATTCCCAGCTAGTGTTTACATTATTGATAGGCATGGCTACAAGCAGGCTGCTTCGATCCACCTGCTTGCTATTACTCAGTTGCTTGGAGATCACAAACACCCTGGCCTCGAGATGTGTGGCTGCAGAACAAGTGTTCCCAGTATGAAGCAGAACTCAGTCAGCCAGCCAGCTCCTGCTTCCACCAAAAAAGGccccccagctgctgcaggcatGCCCAAGGGGTAAGTCATTGCTTTGTTATGGCATCTGGGTGATCTGCCATTTGTGTGGAAACTCATTATCTGGGTGTGTTTGTCTCTATCACATGCTCTGTAATTAGTTTCTATCAATTCCACAAGGTAAGCAGGTTTTAGGTTTTGATTGAAAGCAGGGGGGAGATTCTCATGCATGTGAGTCCTGCTGGAAATAAAAGCTATGTGCCTGCTCCAAACTGAGAGCATTGGTGAGGAGGGGATGGCTGACCCTTCTCTACTTTCTGGGAATGGGTATTAAACTGGGAAATCTCTGGGACCTCTTTCATGTTCATGAAGAAATTATATTAAGTGTGTTGCAATGTCCCTCACTTAAAATTAATAATCAACTTTAGTAACAACTCCAGGCTATTCACTTAGGTGAGTGATTAGAAGCTGTGTGATGTTCTTGTTCTTCTTTTAGAGgctattttcctttccactttGAAGGAAAGACACTGTCCCTTGGGAAGCCCTGAGTTCCTGGGTgattaaataaaacagaaatgagCAAGCTCATTCTTGGAGAAATTCAATACCCAACACAATTTACCAAATGATAATTGTGCCTCTCTGCTTTCTCACCACCAGCGTACCCATTGCCAAGCAGCTGGCTTCAATGCAAGGTAAGGGGAGCCCTTCATTGCCCCTGTGGGGTTCAGGTCATTCACAGCCCACGTGCAGAAAGTTCTGGCACTGTCACAGGGCTTGCAGAGGCCGTGCAGATCCTCAGCTGATGCAAGTCAGGAGGGTCTCATGGGTCCCTGTGCCATGTACTCCTGCGTTTACATCTCCTTTGTGCTTGCCTTTTCATAAAGAATCACAGCATAAATCATCTGTGTAACCTCTGCTAACAGAGGCTTGTGAGCATGCAGTCTTTCAGAGTCATGCACGAGGGGGGAATGCATCCAGCCCAGATCCCAGGTGTGCCATAATGCTGAAGTGCAGCACTGGTGCTCAGACACAGATGGTCCTGTGCAGCCAGGCTTCCAAATGGGCCATGTTTTCCTGGATACAGGTCTCTGGGAGTCCACATGCATCCAGGAGATGGTCACCATGGCCTGTCCCCATGGTGTGGCAGTCCTCGCTGGATGCCCAGGGTCAGGATAGGCCAGATGGGTCTCAAGCCCCATGCTGTGTCACAGCCCTAGCTCTGAAGGAAAGTTTCCTTCAGGGTGCGATTGCATGGGCTATGAGCCATGTTGCTGGCCCATTCCAGATAAAATCTGGGCCAGATCCTCTGTGGGTACAAACAGTTTCAGTCTCATTAACTTTAATGAAACTACACAGATTTCCACCCACCCAGGATAGTTTTAACAGATTCCTTTCAATTCCAtctcaaaagctttttttttttttttttttttttttttttttgtggggggatAAACTTTTCCTCCCTCCAGCTCTAAGAAAATGCTCAGACCTTGAAAAGGCTTTTGCTACAGCAGCTTTGGTGTATAACAACTATGCAGATCCTGAGAGCAAGCTCAGCAAATCTGAAACCAAGAGCTTACTGCAATCCCAGTTCTGGCATTTCATACAGGTGAGAGGGTCTACTGagtgggtggcactgggacagccctggctgggcactTTGGGTGCAGGAAtggcagctcaggctccctccTGCAGCTTGGCAAGCATCAGTCCATGGAGTAATCCCCAGGTGACACTTTAGGGATTTGGTACAAACATTCTGTGACTTAGTTGCTTTATGTTGAGCCTGTGTCTGACACAGGGCCAAAGGAGGGGGACAGCAACAAACCACGGCTGATGCCTGCTTGAATTTCTTTAATGAAAACAGggcaattgcaaaaaaaaaaaaaaaaaaaaaaacaaattaaaacccTTGGATGATGACAAGAGGCTGGTTTTATGAAGAGAAGAAACTCATGGCATTTAATGAGGTGTTTGGTGGTTTGCCAGAGCACAGAACCAGCACAGAACCTTTGCCACGGAGCTGTGTTCTCTGCAGTCACTGGTGGGGTTCCTGGGAGAGAGGGGCAGAAAGCCCTCACCCACCCGGCTGGGTATGGTGAAAAACCATCATAGCAGCACTTGTGGCTATAAACTTCCTGCAGGgctttttctccccttcctaaatactgaagaaaaaaaaaaatgtggtagGAAAAGCTATATAGGACTAATAAAAAAGAGTTCAAATAAGTAAATGAGAGAGGTAATACCTTTACttccaaaaataacaaaatcacATGACTGGTTGGGGAGGGGAAATTGGCACCAAATTAGAAACTAGGCACCTTGTTGAAAAAGAATTGAAAATATTACTGGAAGCAATTAAGCTTGGGATCCTGAGGTGGCTTGGAAATTATTAAGCTAAAAAACTACCCTGAAACTCTAGCAAGGTTTTTTCATTAGGAAATATAAATAATAGATATGGTACAGAATTTTAATCATCCATTCCAACAGGAATGCCCAAGAGGACCAAGAGTAGCAGTACGAAAGTTATGCCTGTAAAATCAACAGTTTCTGAGACCTTCACGATATGTATTTGTATATATTTGAATATTAAATTTAAGAGGGTTGTCAGTTGGTTGTTTCCTCCTCCCAGTTTTATCAAGACACAGGACTCCCTTTTTTTCCTAGCAGTTACCAGCTAGATCATCATCATTGTCAGATTTTCAGTCATGATTAGGTGTCTTTTAGACATAAAGATATATTCTGGATTCGATGGAAACTTTGAGGACTAGTTGTTCTCCTTTCTGACTGCAATAATATTTCTGTTTGAATTTCTTTGGTTACCTTTTGAAAGATTAATATAAATGTGGACATAACAACCtgaatgggaaaataaaaaatacattaatatttaCATAGGtagatgtcttttttttttcccctaatgaTGCAATTAAAAAGGAacttcatgctttttttttgtttggttttttttttttttttaatcctccaTAGGgccaagaaaacaaaccaaaataccaggaaataatttcttccttggATGAAGAGTCagagaacaaaattaattttgaagatTTCATGATCATTTTAGTCAGTCTCACTCTAATGTCTGACCTGCTGCAGGAGAtcaaaaatgtgaaaatcaCAAAATGATCTGtgattttaaagaagaaatggCCTGGCACCATATCAGGAAAGTATGAGTGAGGTATACACAGAGATATCACTGTGTGCCTGGATACCCAGTGCTGGTCCCTTTTAAATGGAATAAAGTTGTGTCCAAACCTGGCTGAAATTACTCCTCTCTTGAACCATCCATGGCATCAGTGCTCAGGGCTTTGTGCCCACTACATTTGTGCTTTGGGAGAGTGAGTGACTGGCTCCTGCTGGTCCAAGACCAGTTCACAGCTAGGGACAACCCCCAGCCCAGTTTAATGCCAGGGAAGGGCAGCCCAGGCTCTCCAGACATCTCCATCCTCTCCCTACGGTAGTGGGAGATGATGGAGAGACAGCTGCCAAAATGTCCAGGAGTCAGGGCTGCCCAGCTCCCCAGGCTCTCCCAGTCACCCCAGGGGGCTTCAGCCTTGAGCAGGGCATTACCGGTGATGGGTTTCACGATGGACAATGACCACAAAAGCTTGTGCTGTCGTAGGTAAAGATTGATTTTAGCCTGTGTGGTTTCCACCCCGCCACTAACCCTGCTGAAGGAAGCATTTGTttacttttatttcctcttccaacTGCTTTCTTCGTTTAGAGATCACAATGGAAGGAATTTCAAGGAATTTCAAGGAATtctctggcagtgctgtgcttGTATGACCAGGGGAATGACCTAAACATGCCAGCCAGCTGAATCTGCTGTTCCATGAAACTGTGAAAAGCAGAAACCAGATAAGAGGGGgtccaaagaaaaaaagaaaaagaatagcTAATAAATTGTCTGTATTGGAACTGAGTGATATTGGTTAGGGCCAGAGCCTCAGTATTAAATGCTCATCATCCTAATATTTGGTTTGATTCCTACCTACGAGGTCCTGGCTCAGAGCCAACATTTATCCCACTGTGACATCCCTTTGGGACACAAAGAGCAGTCTCGCATCCTAGGAACAGAACAGCCTCTGTAAGGATTTAATAAGAATCTACCAAGATGAATGAGCCAGCAAAATGTTggagcctttttatttttttcttcttccttggctGGAAAGGGGAAGACAAGAATGATTTAGCTTTGGTGGATGAATTTTTAACAGGAAGGGATCAAACCCCCTAGTGTTAAAAGAGGGAAATTAATGCCTGCTGAGTCATGAGATTTAACTCTTTGACATAAAAAGGCTCTTAGTGTTTTCAGGAGCTAAGACGATGTTTTGTGATGGATTTTGATGTGAAGGAAAGACTACAGTAGAAGACCAGCAGCCTGTTGTTTGGAGAAGGAAGGTCTCTGTGCAGTGTGGGATGGAGCTGAAAGAAGAAATGCAAGTGGATATGGTGGGTTTTGAAATGAAGCTGAGCAGGTAAGGTGCTGGATTTGGACCTCAGCCAGGACAGGCCTGGTCTGGAGGCTAAACATTCACAACTGGTCCTGCCACAAATAAAACCTCTGATTAGCAAAGCCCCTGCTGTGATGGTGGGTTGCATGAACAGGCAACCTGCGGCAAGAAGTGACAAAGCCAGCACACGCCGTTTCTGTCTGTTCTGTTTGGCTGCTCAGGGACACGTCCCCCCAGGACATCCCCCTGCTGAGGGACTGGTGTCCCAGTGCTGTGAGGATGactgctccctgggtgcccATCAAgcctcccagggctgggatcaccCACATTGGTATCACAGTTTAACACTGACACTGTGTCCTTGCTGGTACTCAGTCACTTTCCTTGTCCCCTTGTTTTTTGGCCAGGTGGATTTGTGAAAGCCTAAAATATCAGCTGAGGATCCTTTTCTGAGGTAGGAAGATGGACTGAATGTGAGTCTCCAGGCAGGTTTCCCATTACTCAAGCAAAGAagacacagcacagccctgaaaaGATTGTTTGGGAGCCACTGGTGACACTGAAAGCATAAATTTCCTAATATCCCTCtgtcacaaaagaaaaaaaaaaaagattgaaagggaaaaaaaattgtgaagcCAATTAAGAAAAAGTTCTTTGAAATTGCTAAGGCTCTAACAgagtttttgttgttgctgaaATGTTTCTAGATCTTGCATAACTTGAATTAATGACTTAAGAGCCTTTTATCAGCCTTATTCACTCTGTCATCTCATCACGTGCAAGCTCTTTTTATCCCAATTTGGTGTGTTGTTAGCAACATCCTGAGTCCCTGGCTTGGATGAAAAGCCCCTTGTGCTAAGCACAGTAAAAATTCAAAGAAGCAATTCCTGAACAACTCAATAGCAAAGATATTCAAATGGAAGGGAAGGAAtcagaggcacaggaaaaaCCAAGTGCCTTGTGAGCACGGGTAGCAGAGCTGGATTCCAGCCTACACTGGGCTCCTCACACAGAGGCTGAGGCACTGGGATAGTTTCTGCAAGAGTTTCTGAACAAGGTGAATGGGATCTACATCAGTCCTTGAAAGTCCCACctgatgctcaaaagcagaagCACGTGCTTGGAAGAGCCCCAGCATCTTCTTTCAGTTACGAGTAGGCAGAAGTTTGCACCATGACTGTGGAAGATGCTCTTTTATTAACTCAGACTATTTGTGCCCTGAGCACTCTCAGCTGTTGGCTTTGAAGCTGATCTGGTGCAGACAGCATGTCTGGCTGCTTCCTCAGGGAGCAGGCTGTAAGCTTGCTTAAAAAGCTACTGTTGTGCTTTATTTT
Encoded here:
- the SNTN gene encoding sentan, whose protein sequence is MCGCRTSVPSMKQNSVSQPAPASTKKGPPAAAGMPKGVPIAKQLASMQALRKCSDLEKAFATAALVYNNYADPESKLSKSETKSLLQSQFWHFIQGQENKPKYQEIISSLDEESENKINFEDFMIILVSLTLMSDLLQEIKNVKITK